A window of Paraburkholderia bryophila contains these coding sequences:
- a CDS encoding DUF1801 domain-containing protein, with amino-acid sequence MKPTVHPDSDTASANITKRIEELADWRGETLARLRELIHAADADIQEEWKWMGTPVWSHDGIVCTGESYKQAVKLTFARGAALKDPKKLFNASLDGNTRRAIDIHEGEKINETAFKQLIQAAVKANTEALAERAAKKKSKPRV; translated from the coding sequence ATGAAGCCGACCGTTCATCCGGATAGCGACACCGCCTCAGCGAACATCACAAAACGGATCGAAGAACTGGCGGATTGGCGTGGCGAAACGCTCGCTCGCCTCCGCGAACTGATCCACGCCGCCGACGCCGACATTCAGGAAGAGTGGAAATGGATGGGCACGCCTGTCTGGTCGCACGACGGCATTGTCTGCACCGGCGAATCCTACAAGCAGGCCGTCAAGCTCACGTTCGCGCGCGGCGCCGCGCTCAAGGACCCGAAGAAGCTCTTCAATGCCAGCCTCGACGGTAATACGCGGCGCGCGATCGACATTCACGAAGGCGAGAAGATCAATGAAACCGCCTTTAAGCAATTGATTCAGGCGGCGGTGAAAGCGAACACCGAAGCGCTCGCCGAACGCGCAGCGAAGAAAAAAAGCAAACCGCGCGTGTGA